A single genomic interval of Sebastes umbrosus isolate fSebUmb1 chromosome 9, fSebUmb1.pri, whole genome shotgun sequence harbors:
- the LOC119493791 gene encoding nuclear cap-binding protein subunit 1, which yields MSRRRHSDSENEGGQAHKRRRTSEPIEIEDRLESLICRVGEKSTSSLESNLEGLAGVLEADLPNYKNKILRILCSVARILPEKMTVYTTLVGLLNARNYNFGGEFVEAMIRQLKETLKNNLYHEAVHLVRFLSDLVNCHVIAAPSMVAMFENFVSVTQEEDVPQVRSDWFVYVVLSCLPWVGKELYEKKDVEMDRLLSQIEGYLKGRVKTHVPMLQVWTAEKPHPQEEYLDCLWAQIQKLKKDRWQERHILRPYIAFDSVLCEALQHNLPPFTPPGHMPDGQYPMPRIVFRMFDYTDAPEGPVMPGSHSVERYVIEENLHCIIKTHWKERKTCAAQLLSYPGKNKIPLNYHIVEVIFGELFQLPTAPHIDVMYTTLLIELCKLQPGSLPQVLAQATEMLYMRLDTMNTSCIDRLINWFSHHLSNFQFRWSWDDWSDCLTVDLEKPKPKFVKEVLEKSMRLSYHQRIVDIVPATFSALIPAEPIFTYKYEDESSTSLPGHPASITVGNAIKNRASNEEILAILKEVPNPNQEDDDDEAESFNPLKIDVFLQTLLHLAAKSFSHSFSALGKFHEILKALTDTDEGKLHILKVVYDVWKNHPQMIAVLVDKMIRTQIVDCAAVANWLFSQDMVHEFTRLFVWEILHSTIRKMNKHVQKIQQELEEAKDKLEKQQHKRRDSGDDEDMDKNSEDEEGQLEEQIERLQEKVESAQSEQKNLFLVIFQRFIMLLTEHLVRCETGSVDITTPWYKNCIERLQQVFLMHHVTIQQYMGTLENLLFTAELDPHILAVYQQFCALQL from the exons ATGTCCAGGAGACGACACAGCGACAGCGAGAATGAAG GAGGTCAGGCACATAAAAGGAGGAGGACGTCGGAGCCCATTGAAATTGAAGACCGCCTGGAGTCACTGATATGTCGTGTGGGGGAGAAG AGTACATCGTCTCTGGAGAGCAACTTGGAGGGCCTCGCAGGCGTGTTGGAGGCCGACCTTccaaactacaaaaacaaaatcctgCGCATTTTATGTTCTGT CGCCCGCATCCTACCTGAGAAGATGACTGTGTATACAACTTTAGTTGGCCTCCTGAACGCCAGGAACTACAACTTTGGGGGCGAGTTTGTGGAGGCCATGATCAGACAACTCAAGGAGACATTGAAAAACAACTTGTACCATGAAGCTGTTCACTTG GTGCGTTTTCTGTCTGACTTGGTCAACTGCCATGTGATTGCTGCTCCTTCAATGGTGGCCATGTTCGAAAACTTTGTCAGTGTTACTCAAGAGGAAGATGTACCACAG GTTCGGTCGGACTGGTTTGTGTACGTGGTGCTGTCCTGTCTGCCCTGGGTCGGTAAGGAGCTTTACGAGAAGAAGGATGTTGAGATGGACCGTCTTCTCAGCCAGATCGAAGGCTACCTCAA GGGGCGAGTAAAGACACACGTCCCCATGCTGCAGGTGTGGACAGCAGAGAAGCCCCACCCACAAGAGGAG TACCTGGACTGCCTTTGGGCCCAGATTCAGAAGCTAAAGAAAGACCGCTGGCAGGAGCGCCACATCCTTCGTCCTTACATCGCCTTCGACAGCGTGCTGTGTGAGGCCCTGCAACACAACCTGCCCCCGTTCACCCCACCGGGCCACATGCCCGACGGCCAGTACCCCATGCCTCGGATCGTCTTCCGCATGTTCGACTACACCGATGCCCCAGAG GGTCCCGTTATGCCCGGCAGCCATTCTGTGGAGAGATATGTCATAGAAGAAAACCTGCACTGTATCATCAAGACTCActggaaagagaggaaaacatg TGCTGCCCAGTTACTTAGCTATCCAGGGAAAAATAAGATCCCGCTCAACTATCACATCGTGGAG gTGATCTTTGGAGAACTCTTCCAGCTGCCAACTGCGCCTCACATCGACGTCATGTACACCACGCTGCTTATTGAACTGTGCAAACTGCAGCCAGGATCGTTGCCACAAGTT TTGGCCCAAGCCACAGAGATGCTGTACATGAGACTGGACACCATGAACACCAGCTGCATAGACCG ACTAATCAACTGGTTCTCTCATCATTTGAGCAACTTCCAGTTCCGATGGAGCTGGGATGACTG GTCTGACTGCTTGACAGTGGATCTAGAGAAGCCCAAGCCCAAGTTTGTCAAAGAGGTGCTGGAGAAGAGTATGAG ACTTTCATACCACCAGCGGATAGTGGATATTGTCCCTGCAACCTTCTCAGCTCTCATCCCAGCTGAACCCATCTTTACTTACAAATACGAAGACGAGAGCAGTA CTTCGCTACCAGGTCACCCAGCATCCATCACTGTTGGAAACGCCATTAAGAACCGAGCGTCCAACGAAGAGATCCTGGCCATCCTCAAAGAGGTGCCCAACCCCAACCAAGAAGATGATGATG ACGAGGCAGAGAGCTTCAACCCTCTGAAGATCGACGTGTTCCTGCAGACTCTGCTCCATCTGGCGGCCAAATCCTTCAGCCACTCCTTCAGCGCTCTCGGGAA GTTCCATGAAATCCTGAAGGCCCTGACAGACACCGACGAGGGCAAGCTGCACATCCTCAAGGTGGTTTATGACGTGTGGAAGAATCACCCGCAg ATGATCGCAGTGTTGGTGGACAAAATGATCCGGACACAGATCGTGGACTGCGCTGCTGTGGCCAACTGGCTCTTCTCTCAGGATATGGTTCATGAGTTCACCAG ACTTTTCGTTTGGGAGATTCTGCACTCGACCATCCGAAAGATGAACAAACACGTCCAGAAGATCCAGCAGGAGTTGGAGGAGGCCAAGGACAAACTGGAGAAACAGCAGCATAAGAGG AGGGACAGCGGGGACGACGAGGACATGGACAAGAACAGCGAGGATGAGGAGGGTCAGTTGGAGGAGCAGATCGAGAGGCTACAGGAGAAGGTGGAGTCGGCTCAGAGCGAACAGAAGAACCTCTTCCTCGTCATCTTCCAG CGTTTCATCATGTTGTTGACGGAGCATCTGGTTCGCTGTGAGACGGGCAGCGTCGACATCACCACGCCCTGGTACAAGAACTGTATCGAGCGGCTGCAGCAGGTCTTCCTCATG CACCATGTGACCATCCAGCAGTACATGGGAACCCTGGAGAACCTGCTGTTCACCGCAGAGCTCGACCCCCACATCCTGGCCGTGTACCAGCAGTTCTGTGCCCTCCAGCTCtga
- the LOC119493793 gene encoding thiosulfate sulfurtransferase/rhodanese-like domain-containing protein 2, translating to MAVNDAHCSEFMDWELDTSTCDGLKQERQLCASQRRCYSLCRRKSFAAFVASKKDVSQEEGSTCWCCCGQTFKEHSAVHKHVARTHDTEIQQLTQASYEHLLSQLEEEAETQQLNVREAEPVDISAWIPETSHISEEQLHKGPGKVLLYYHYCQVEDPHVICAWQKALCEKLHLTGKVRVATEGINGTVGGTNMATDVYIDAMRSHPLFKMDKEDFKTSDGGAECFKDLRVGVYKEIVPMGMDPDVMSYQLAGVHLEPEEFHKEVETLLAEGDLCNNTVLLDCRNFYESKIGQFTQCLAPSIRKFSYFPDYVDRNLELFRDKKVLMYCTGGIRCERGSAYLRSKDVCKEVYQLKGGIHKYLERFPEGFYRGKLFVFDERYAISSNNDVISDCRYCGRPWDQYKLCSTQLCCQLVLSCPGCRRGGHTACCITCQTKGPAQSETSSATPHHKEECECTDGRPRIPQDA from the exons ATGGCAGTGAATGATGCACATTGCTCAGAATTCATGGACTGGGAActggacacttcgacatgtgatgGACTTAAACAGGAGAGACAACTTTGTGCCTCACAGAGAAGGTGCTACAGCTTATGCAGGAGGAAG TCATTTGCAGCCTTTGTGGCGTCGAAGAAGGACGTCAGTCAGGAGGAAGGAAGCACATGTTGGTGCTGTTGTGGCCAGACCTTCAAGGAACACTCTGCCGTTCACAAACACGTGGCCAGGACTCATGATACTGAGATACAGCAGCTCACACAGGCCTCATATGAGCATCTGTTAAGCCAGCTGGAAGAAGAAGCTGAAACACAGCAGCTGAACGTGCGCGAGGCCGAACCGGTGGACATTTCTGCCTGGATACCTGAAACTAGTCACATCTCTGAGGAGCAACTTCACAA GGGTCCAGGCAAGGTTCTCCTCTATTATCACTACTGTCAAGTGGAGGATCCACATGTCATCTGTGCCTGGCAGAAAGCTTTGTGTGAGAAGCTCCACTTAACTGGCAAG GTGAGGGTGGCGACTGAAGGCATTAATGGAACAGTCGGCGGTACCAACATGGCCACTGACGTTTACATCGACGCAATGCGTTCACACCCTCTCTTCAAGATGGATAAAGAGGATTTTAAG accAGTGATGGCGGTGCAGAGTGTTTTAAAGACCTGAGGGTTGGAGTCTATAAGGAAATCGTCCCAATGGGAATGGATCCTGATGTTATGTCCTACCAGCTGGCAG GAGTTCATCTGGAGCCGGAGGAGTTTCATAAAGAAGTAGAGACTCTGTTGGCCGAAGGGGATTTGTGCAATAACACCGTCCTCCTGGACTGCCGCAACTTTTATGAGAGTAAAATT GGGCAGTTTACTCAGTGTCTGGCTCCGAGCATCCGTAAGTTCAGCTACTTCCCGGACTACGTGGACCGGAACCTCGAGCTGTTCAGAGACAAGAAGGTGTTGATGTACTGCACGGGAGGGATCCGCTGTGAGCGCGGCTCTGCGTACCTCCGCTCCAAA GATGTGTGTAAAGAGGTTTACCAGCTGAAAGGTGGAATCCACAAGTATCTGGAGCGATTCCCGGAGGGTTTCTATCGAGGGAAACTTTTTGTGTTTGATGAACGCTACGCCATCTCCTCCAACAATGACGTCATCTCAG ACTGCAGGTACTGTGGCCGTCCCTGGGACCAGTACAAACTCTGTTCCACCCAGTTGTGCTGTCAGCTGGTTCTGTCGTGTCCCGGCTGCAGACGGGGCGGACACACCGCCTGTTGCATCACCTGTCAAACCAAAGGACCGGCTCAGAGCGAGACGTCCTCCGCCACTCCGCATCACAAAGAGGAGTGCGAGTGCACCGATGGACGTCCCAGAATCCCTCAGGATGCGTAG